CACAGAAAGAATTGAGATATCCcaaaaattttgagaataaaATTTGATGAAGATAATAAAACCCTTCACTGGataggtgttttttttttttttcacttcaacAATTTAATTCAAGATcaaaattggagaaaaataggaaaagccTTTTACTAGATTAGTGTATCTTTTAACTCCAATATTTTACTACTCTGAAGTTTATGATGGTTATGTTGTTGTTATCCCACTTTTcgacaaataaaactaaaatgttTTTCGGAATTTGCATAATTAATtgagtgaagaaaattgaatgcGATTAAAGTGAATGGCTACAGCTCTAATATGCATAGGTATATCCACATTGAACACTTGTATCATTTTCTTTAATGTGATACTTTAATGCATATGAATAGAACTTTTTTATTTTCGCCAGGAAGCATATACTCCcttcgtcccactttgatagtccagttttcttttttcgtctgtcccaaattgtagtccactttccaattgaagaatgtggttgtattttaattttcctaaaatgcccttattcaatgtaagttgttgttactataaacctaccccatttaatgagaattgattctttttttaccatcaattcaagttcccataaagttgtactctatttaatgtgagggtattttaggaaaatagcaatctaaatttacttttccaacaaagttaactattttttcttaaactgtgtgaaaaaagaaacagaactatcaaagtgggacggagagaGTACGATAAGTCTGAGATATGCTAAAAGTGTGGTATACAATTGACTACGGATTTTCATAGAATTGcaacctttttctttctttttgtttttttggtttttggaaAATACGAGCAGAATTGGCATCTTGATATTTCATTCCTCTTAAATAAAGAATCCACAAGTTCTATGACGTCACAATTGACTGCAGCCTGTTGTTCTCTGTCATTATTATTCATTAAAATAGGAAGTTTATATAGACAAGTAATCAATTAGATAATGATAAAACCAACACCAATTCCCCCTTCCACGCCACCTTTGAATACACAATACAATTAGAGGGTCGTACATTTGATTATTTTCAATAGTTCGGAATCTTCTTGGTTCCTTGTATTGAATGACAAGAGATAAAACTATCATTAATAAAGGCATACACATTTTTTTATAGCTCTGAAGTCGTACATTGTAAAAGAGAAAGGCCCTGTAATAGGTTTAGTCCGTTATGCAGCATGATAATAATCCTGATCGATATATCCTTTTCATTCAAAGGTAAATAGATGCTTCTGATTCCGTTCATATCTCCATTATGTTTCCTATAAAAAGACAAAGCATTGGTATATCCAATTTTTGGTTAGAAAAAAGGATGTCCAAGAATTTAAACTGACATGCATCTTTCCCTTTAGTACTTTAGTTTAGTACGTAcgtgtttgataaaactgaaatttgaaatttgaaatctgaatctattaaattagtAAATTCTTaaatactaaatttgatacatttgagtgtatattacattaaatgataagtgaataacttatcacttattttttggagtaaattttgtctagaaaattcagCGCCACTTAATGAATTTTTTCAAGTGTTCTaattttggttatcaaacgcgTCTGaacccattaaatttaagtgttgagtTAAATTATCAAACAAGGCCTAACAGTTGTTACAATTTTAAGCaactaaaatttgtcaaaaaatttaGTAATGAAGATTCATGTACAATGACTAGATCCTAACCAAGAAGTTATGCTCAAGTGTTACAGTTTACAATTGGTTTATGTCACTTTTATTTGTAAAGCTTACGATTGGTTTAAAGTTCCCTAGGAAAATCTCTATACTCTTTTAGAATAtgcattacttttttttttttttgtcaacacaaGGAGTATCTCAACTTTTACCAGACTAATTTCCCTACGCCCGTACACCCCGCCCTCCAAAAATATATGAGAGGATAGGAGAGTCAGAGTCGATCACACGATCTGGGACCTAACGAGGTTATCCCATAGCCAATCTGCGGCCGAGGGGCCTTAGAATATGCATTACTTGACTCTCTATTTCCCTACTACTTTTCCATGCACACATTCAAGAAATGCATGCGTAGTTTATAATTTCTAAAGCCTAGTATCTGATCTACTAGGTATGAAACCAATGACCGCAGGCAGTAGTCATTATTTTACTATGTGTGAAATCAAAGACTCGATGAAATTGCCATGTGCCATGCCATCCCCCTGGATGGATGGCTGCGAGAGCATGCTGAGGTAGACTGAAAACTATTTTATTGTGAACAGGATTGACTTTGGATAAGGATCCACATTAAATCATCAAGATTTCTTCTGAAACTTAGAACATTCAAAGATCCATTCCAACTAGCTAGCTAGGTTACTTGGGTTCAGTAATTGATGGCGGGCTAGTTTTTTTTGGAACATGTCAAGTTTTGGATTAGGAACTATAGCAAGGAAGACAAACAGTAGTGGTTCAGTCACATTCTATCACTTTTTGTCCAATAGGAGTAATAATCAAGTTGTCACACTAGATAAAGAATTTACAAGTGCTGCACTTCTTTACgtttcccttctttttcctgCCTACTAATGCTAACTGAAAACTGGCAAGAAAACCTATGGTGTAAAACTTGTAAGGATATTTATAGTACTTCAGAAAACCAGAAAGAGCTAATGATTGtcaaactgtttttttttggatgttACTCCCTACATTTCTTGCATGGATTTAGTTGGACACGATGGATATATAGCCGTCCTCTTAACAAAAAGAACCAAAAGCTCCCATTCCAACCAAACCTCTAAAACCAGTTGGTCCATTTTCACCATAGACTCCAAATACCCAAACCAATAGATAAAAGCCCCTAACAATAGGCCGGTTGCTGATGCATTTTTCGTCTGGTACAAATTTTTAATGCTCCCAATGACATAATATCAAACTAGCCAACTTCACCATAAATATTTATCCATGAGATCAGCTCCAAATTTATAAGTAGGGGCCCTTAGCCAAAAAATCTAAAATACACTTGACTGTGTCGCATTATTGCGTGAATTGCTCCCACGTCCTATATTAAATTAGACCTGTGCCAATCTGTCAATGTGACTATTCCCATATTAAAACCTAAACCTCTCAAAATTCCACTACCTTCCCCACTTGATACCACACCGCACCTACTCTTCCCTTCCGGCAACACCACTTTTTCCTCTCCCATTTGGCCCATTTTCGTGTTTGTACATGTATAAACAGATGTCATATTTGTACGTGTAGATTCCGCTGCTAGAATCTCCAGCCTGCAGAAGCCACAAAGCCTGTAGCAACTATATCCTGTCGTAACTATTTTGTCCTGTAGCATAGTTTTTACTACTTAGTGATGGTTCAGAAGAATCCATTAGATCATGATCAGCAAGAGGATTCCACAAGCACCCCAGAGAATGTTGCTGATGACTCTCCCTTCTCTGGTGACGAAGCATATGAAGTTACAGCACCTTCACCTAAAAAAaggttccctttttttttcctcgaaTGTTTCACATGTTTACAGTTTTTCTTGGGATTCTTCTCTGGAGGTGGAGgggtgggtttttttttttttttttttgcaagaaagACCGTTTCCATGAAGAATTTTGGAGCGTTGATGCTGTATTTTTTGGTGGAATGATAGGAAGGGCGCCCAGAAGAAGGTAATAACAGTGCCAATTGGAGAAGGGGATGGATCAAGAAGTAAAGGAGAGGTATACCCACCCCCTGATTCTTGGTCCTGGAGGAAGTATGGGCAGAAGCCAATTAAAGGGTCACCATATCCCAGGTATAGAATCCTCTCCTTTTATACTGTATACTACCCTTGATTTTTGCACTTTGCTTCAGCAAATCAAGAAAGCTAAATGGTAGACAAATGCCTTGAGATTCTGCTTGTTTGTTCATGGGGATGCTGCAGCTAGCAATGGTAGCATATAATACATACATTAAATTTGGAATTAAACTTGAGATGCTTTGATTATAGGTGTTATAAAACAATATCCATTGAGTAAAACTAGGCAAAATTGATCGAATTTTAGTATGGAACTTAGGATAATCTTGTAGCTGCCGGCCGGGCATTTGTTGGAGTTGGAACGAAATAATCTTCTTGTCTAGTCTAGTATCAAATATCAATGCTGGAAAAGATATACAAAGGCGGCTCGGAGTTGTGGACTAAAATATGTGCATTAATTAATTAATGGATGTAGTGGTTGGAGTTGCTTTACATCTCTTTGGTTTTCCACTCTCTCAAAAGAAATGTGTGGCTAACACGCCCTTAAGAGTTAAGAGCTAGCAAGCAAATTCTGATGAGAATTTGCAATTTGGATTTGGGAGCATTAGAGAGGGGGGGGCTACTTTTGATTAGTGGGAGCCCACTCCAAACATTTCACTTCTGATGATGCTTCTCTTGATTTGtcttttctttaatgttttccttttttttcttctttctggTTTTCTGGTTCCTGAAAAGTCATCCTGTCCAAGAAGACGAAAAGATTCATTATTGCATCATGTCATCAAAGATGACAGTTTCAAGTGCTATCTATCAAACATATAGATGAAGCCAAGAATTGAAGTGTTCCAAAATCAGTTTATCAGCAGAACTTATTTACTCcattagtatatatatatatacatgatttTGGAACAACAATGGGGACTGTCAAAAAAATCAGCTTTAATTGCATCTTTATATAATGGTAGGTAAGGATTTGTCTTCTCGCATGATCAATTTGGCAAAAATTAGTGAACGGCCATCTTTTCtgcacttttcttttttgttgccCTGATGCAAAAGGGTCCCAACCTTTAGATAACGTTTATCTTTTGGAGATGTCTCATCTAGTAGTATAAAATTTTAAGTGTGCATGCTATGCTGTTTTGTAGTAGTATGGACAACGTTAAATCTCcgttttggtgattttttttgtcatcataataTTTGATGTAGAAAAAAGTTGAGCTAATATTTTGCATGTGTTGCATGCCAGGGGATATTATCGGTGCAGTAGCTCTAAAGGCTGTCCCGCAAGAAAACAAGTAGAGAGGAGCTGCCTCGACCCCACCAAGCTCCTCGTCACCTACTCTTGTGAGCACAACCACCCCatccccaccaccaccaccaaacACCACCCCACCACCACTTCTGCCGCTGCCGCCGCCGCACCGAGTGCAACCGCGACCTCTACCTCCACATCCACATCATCCACCGCCACCGGCAACGTTCCCGTGAAATCTGCCGCGGAGGACGAATATGGGGTCTTCGCCAACCGGCCGGGCTTGGAATCCGAcgacagcagcagcagcagcttcAACGAGCTCGCCGGAGAATTGGGTTGGTTCTCCAATGTGGGGTCCACCATGATGGACAGCCCCAGCTTAGTGGGCCCCGCATGGGTGGATGCTGACGTGGCACTCATGTTGCCCATTGGGGAGGAGGACCAGTTTTTGTTTGGTGATCTTGGGGAGCTGCCGGAATGTTCGGTGGTTTTCCGGCGGCGGGGACTGGAGGGGACTCCGTGCTGCGCGGGTTCAGGATAAGAAGGGTGTACATTTTTTTCTCGTTGACTGATCCAACGGCGAATAACGCTGTTGACTATCGAGTATACAAATAATTGTAGGTGCACGTGTTGCGGCGTTGATTGCGAATTCCACCCCACAAGCCAACGGCTAACCTGCCAATTGCCATTTCATGCTCcaattgcaaattttttttgttttaaaaaaaattatcaaaaaaaaaaagacaaaagggaaaaatgggAAATAGGAGTTTATTTTACACCTTCATTGCAATTAATTTTGCCCtgttatctcttttttttttttgggggtcgAGATGTCAAGTGGgctttctacatttttttttttttgggtacattACATCTCTACGGGAGGATGATAATCTAACGGCACTAAGTTATAGTCGAATCCTAGTTACCTTGAGATTATGGGAATTTTGAGGTGAAGAAGATGTTCTTTTGGATCTGTTGGACGAAACTCGTCATGATCAATGACACAATCAATGTCAACAACCAATGGTGCTAGTGTCATTTTTTTAGTGTATCATATTTAGTACTCGATCGTGAAGATGATtagagtcaaaccactctaagtTGGAGGTTGAAAAGGGGAGGATGGAAACATGGCTCAGCCGGTGGCTTCTTGCTTAGCTTTAAGATAGGAACATGtttgatactttttttttttctttttcttatggAAAAATGTACATATTTTGATTGTGCAATTTCAGAGAAGTATAAAGATAACGAATGAGTGATTTCTGTTACTACTCTTCTTGGATGATTTCATCCTCCCTGTCTACTTTTTGAGTTTTTGTTGGATCAAGACATTGGACTCTGGCTACGATAGTCTGTCTATCAAGACTCAAAAGGGGCAACAAAATAAGTTACATTTCATGGTTTTTTTTATCACTAATACTCACCTCAATGATTTCAATTGATGAACACATGTTGGTTGGTTCCCCCCTTTTGTTCCTCCAAGTCCAACCCAACTGCTGGTGCCTTGCTACCACAAATATCTACCTATAACACTTGAAAGTCTTGATGGCCAACAATATTTTGCTTGTCAGATTCTGAGTACAATTATTTGATGAGTCATAATGAGCTGGGATCAATAATTGTTCAAATATATAAAATGTGATTACCACATAATATTCCCATTATCGACCATGATCCACATGCTAGAGAGAGTTACCTCTCTCTGTGGGCAGTCATTTGCCAGGCTAAACAGCTTTACATACAAACCTAGTGGAGTTAGAGGCTAAATATCCAGAATTATGGCTGTCATGGAAATGTCATAATCCAGAACATTAACCCATAGTTGAGAGGCAATCGAAAGTAAGGAAGacgtttataaaaaaaaaaaaaaaaaaaaagccatcaATATGCAATTTTCACTAGACAACCATCCAAAGTTGAGGTTTCCAAAGCAATATTTCAGAAAATATCGAAGCAGGCTCTTCTCCATATTCTAAAAGGAAAGGACTAACCAAGTAACTATACCCATTCCTGATCCTACCAAGTaagaatttcatgaaaatactGCTTAAGTATTTCCATGTAACTGTCATCTTATATGATCCCAGACAAAGAGGACAATCAAATGAACAATATTGCTGGTTGAACGATGTAATGTACAAGACTTGTGCAGCAAGAGCCATTGTCCTTGAAGATTTCCATGCAAGCTCTAGCTTGAACAGCATCCAAATCTCTTCCAAGAAGATCCCTCATCTTTGATATCGATTGTCTCGCCTTTAGGAGGAACAGATGAAGTAGCGCCTTCATCACTGGCCTCGACTGCCTTCCTACTCACAATGTGGTATATTTGTGTCAGGACTTCAGCAAATGCATTTTCCACATTGGTTGCTTCCAGTGCAGATGTCTCCATGAAAAAGAGGCTCTCCCTCTCTGCTAAAGCTTTACCATCCTCAGTTGAAACTGCTACAAGATGCCGAAGATCGGATTTGTTGCCAATGAGCATAACTACAACATTAGGGTCAGTATGATCTCTCAATTCCCTCAACCACCTCTCAACATTCTCAAAGGTAGAACGTCTAGTGACATCATACACAAGTAAAGCACCAACAGCTCCTCTGTAGTAAGCACTGGTAATGGCACGGTACCTACAGCGGGCAAAGGAAGCATATATGAATGCAGAAGTTAAATGCTTTACAATTTATGTATGCAATTCCAACTACTTGTCATAATTCAGAAATGAATTACAGCTCAAGTACTTGATTTCAGCTGTAGTTCATGTGAGCTAGATACTCCTTTAACTTCGGCATTAAAAAAAGTTCACAAAATTAGATTTAAACATGAAAGTTTGCAAGAAATAAGAACAAACAGAAAAAACTGATTAGAGGATGCTATAAAGAAATGCTAATATGattaaaattttcttggtggagaTATGGTCTAAACAAAAGTGCAGAGAAAGTATGCATGCTAAAAAATTACACACAACATGCATGTAATATCTGTAATATCTGTAAGGCAAAAGTCCAGGAGCAAGGCACTTGAGACAACCCCTTGGAATGGAAACATACAAAGACCAACCTGTGACCTTCAAGatcataaaatcacaaaaaaacaACATTAGGCTTCTATCAAGGTGGTCTATGAAGGGTAATGCAGGCAAAGAAACAGttcaagaaaataaggaaaCTCAACGTGTTTTCTCAAGCAGATGAACACAACTTTAAATGTGACTAAACATTCTCGTCCATAAGTTTTAAGCTCCTTATCTAAAGAGCACTACACActttaataaactggaaaaGAATGAAACTCGATCTCATCATGGACCAGATGTCAGAATAAGATTTATGTTCCATGGCCTAGGAAGCATATGATGCTGCCACTGAGAAGTTGCACTCTGAGGCATATAACCCAAACAAGATTCAGTACTCCAACATTCACAATAAACTACTCTAGTTTAGATCTGGTGCAGATTTTAAACAAGTACATGATAATTCAAAACCTAACAATCATTAAATTACAGGAAAAAGGTATAAGCAAATAAATCAGCGCCCAAGGACATGCACACCAATGGTAAGACTACATATATCTCAATGTTTGCTCCTTTCAGCACCCTCATATTTCTCCACAATTTGTTCACAAAGAGCAAATTCACTTAAGCTTTTAGGCTAGCATATCGAATGAAAATGAGCTCCTTAGGGGAAAAAATTGCAGCATTCTAAAATGTTTTACTTCACATAAGGGACTCCTCTTTAGCATTTTCGAGCAATTAATTACATAACTTTACCAATCACAGTGTTGTAATAGTTGCTTTCACATCAGAATCTTAAAGCACCTCAAACAATACCTCATGTGATGCCAAGGATTTGGAAATAGACAACACCGGTTACATGAGACCTAAGTTATGTCCTTGTCAAACAAAATCAGGTACATGAGATAGCCATAACTTTCCTATCTTGTTCACTAAATATTTATTCCTAACCAGACAAATATATAACCAGATACAATGCTTCCTCCTTATATATCCAGTCACAATCACTCTTAGCTTCCTCCTTATCAGAACCCCAGTATGCTTAACTTTCTACAAACTTCAGGATTGAGTGCAGATGATTTTGACTCCAAAAAAAATTGGAGTCAATGTTTAGCCAGTATCACAATTACACCAGTTCAAATAATGATAAAATTGTTATTTGGGTATGATATCCCAAGTTATTGCCGAATGAGAACCAATTAACATTAACATacatgatgaaataaa
The DNA window shown above is from Coffea arabica cultivar ET-39 chromosome 5e, Coffea Arabica ET-39 HiFi, whole genome shotgun sequence and carries:
- the LOC113743345 gene encoding probable WRKY transcription factor 69, with the protein product MVQKNPLDHDQQEDSTSTPENVADDSPFSGDEAYEVTAPSPKKRKGAQKKVITVPIGEGDGSRSKGEVYPPPDSWSWRKYGQKPIKGSPYPRGYYRCSSSKGCPARKQVERSCLDPTKLLVTYSCEHNHPIPTTTTKHHPTTTSAAAAAAPSATATSTSTSTSSTATGNVPVKSAAEDEYGVFANRPGLESDDSSSSSFNELAGELGWFSNVGSTMMDSPSLVGPAWVDADVALMLPIGEEDQFLFGDLGELPECSVVFRRRGLEGTPCCAGSG
- the LOC113688469 gene encoding ras-related protein YPT3 is translated as MARYRAEDEYDYLFKLVLIGDSGVGKSNLLSRFTRNEFNLESKSTIGVEFATRSLNVDSKVIKAQIWDTAGQERYRAITSAYYRGAVGALLVYDVTRRSTFENVERWLRELRDHTDPNVVVMLIGNKSDLRHLVAVSTEDGKALAERESLFFMETSALEATNVENAFAEVLTQIYHIVSRKAVEASDEGATSSVPPKGETIDIKDEGSSWKRFGCCSS